In the genome of uncultured Sphaerochaeta sp., the window GCTTCAAGCAATGCGATATGTACCGGGTGGTTTGTTGCAAAGACATGGGCAATGGAAAGCTTTCGTGCTGGCTTTTCAGCTGTTTCAGTGCTTCCTGCAGCAAAGATGATACCAGAAGTGAAGACAAGCACGAGCATGATTGCCAATGCTCCTTTGAATCCTTTCTTCTTCATGTGACACTCCTTTTGTGTGGTTCTGAACTAATTGTTCACCATTCATTCGGAATTGTAAACAATTTATTTTCAGTTGTCAAACTTTTTATTTCATTATTTATAGTGATTTATAAATCACTAAAACCAATACTATCTGTACCTAAGGAAAGTAATTCTAGTTTTATTGCATAAATACAATTTAATTGTCGACAATTAAAACCCCAAAGAGCACCGTACTATACTCTTCTCTTGCAAGCACTTCAGAACTGTCTTGGAATGTAAACCCCAATACGTTCGAGACAATTGACTACCCCATAGAACGAGGCCTGGAAACCAGGCCTCACATCATATGATAGTTTGTTCGAACCATACTCTTAGGAATTCAGCAACTGACCAATGAGAGCCTTTCGCTTCTTCTCCGCTGTTTGTTGCTGTGCCATGATGCCACCAAACCACGCAACAGACTCATCCAAATGCTGATGTGCCTCATCCAGCATCGTTTGCATGGCACGTGCACTCGTACCTCCCTCAACATCCCGCTTTGCTACGAATGCGAGAGGATCGAGACTCTCCCTTATCGGTGTGAAGTCGAGCGTAAACGCTTTTCCCATCACCTGCTCATAGACTTCGGCAAAGAAGGACTCGTCCAACATTTTCAGGTTCAGGTTCTGCTTGCCAGCTTCCTTGACCAACGTTGCAACCAGATGATGAGCCTTCCTGAAAGGGATCTGGTAAGCTCGGTAGAGCTGATCGGCCATCTCCGTCACTACAGAAAAGCTCTCATACGCACGATTGGTCAGTGTTTTCTCATCAACCTCAAGCGTCGCCAAAACAGCATTGAACAGACGATAGTTCATCGATAGAAGCTTGGTAGCCTGGGCCATCGGGTCCTCAGCATCCTCGTAATCGGAGATATCCCCATAGGGAGACTTCAGGAAACCCAACAGAATACTGTCCGCCAATCCCTTGGTAAGGGAAAGGCTCGACCTCAAATGTTCCAAGGCGATGGGATTACGTTTCTGCGGCATGATGGAACTGGTGGAAATATATCCATCCGCCACCTTGATCATATGAAGCTCTTCTGTTGCCCAGAGCGTCATATCGGTCACCACCCTTCCCAAGTTCAAAGCTGCCAGACTCATTGCCGAGGCTGTCTCAGTGAAAAAATCACTGTTACCGATGGCGTCATAGGCATTGCTGATATAGTCATCACAACCGATGAGTTCGCTGACCATAGCCCTGTCCAGCGGAAAACCGCTGGTATTGATGGCAGCAGCACCCATCGGAGAGCGATTCACCTGAAGGTAGGCAGATCGCAAACGCTGCTCATCCCGCTGCAACATATCGAACACTCCCAGAAAATAGTGACCAAGAACACTTGGCTGGGCATGCTGGGTGTGCGTATGGACGACGTAAAGCGTCTCTTTGTGCTGCTGGGCAAACTTCAAGACTGTGTTCTCTACCGTGATGAGCTGCTCAAGCAGATGCTGCAGGTCTTCCCTGATCACCATATGGGAAAGGCAAAGACACATATCATTTCTGCTTCTTCCAAGGTGCAAGTTGCCACCAAGCCCTTCGGTCCTCTGAATGAGTTCTGCTTCGATCTCGAAGAACAAGTCCTCGTACTGGCCAGTATAGGATTTCTCCTTGTACGAAGCGTAGTCGATCGCCTCAAGCTCGCGCATGATGATCTTTCCCTGCTCCTCATCCACAATCTTCTGCTTGATGAGCATGAGTAGATGAGCTTCATTGATGGAGAGCATATGGCCGATCATCGTGCTCTTTGCCCGGTCATATCCAGGTTGCAGCTCCATGGCTACCAATGCTTTTCCAGGATAGGAAGTTCCTTCCTGCATCTGTACCTGTCGCTTCACCTCGGCAAAAGTCTGTGGAAGTTTCATATGATCTGCTCCTCTCTATTGGTCCATCACTGATCCATCAGCATGGAGTCGTGTGGTGTATGCCCGAGGTACATAAGGGAAACGTTCTTCGGCATCCGGATACAACTCCACCCCAATTCCAGGAGCAGTCGGTACGGAGAGATATCCGTTTTTCAGGACAAGTGAACTCTTCACGATACCTGCCTTGGGCAGTGCATCCTCACCAAGAGGAAACTCCTGAATGGCAAAATTGGGAATTGAGGCTGCCAGTTGCACACACGCTGCCGTACTCACCGGGCTGAGCGGGTTGTGCGGGATGACCTGTACCCCAAATCCTTCAGCAACCGCAGCAATTTTCTTTGCATGGGTAAGTCCTCCGCACATGCACACATCGGGGCGTATGAAATGGCAAGCCCTTCGCTCAAGCAGCATGGTAAATTCCTCAATGGTATGGAGCCGCTCTCCGGTAGCAATGGAAATGGGAATGGCATGCTGTACCTGGGCCATAAGGTCAAAACTGTCTGGGCGTACCGGGTCCTCGTAGAACATAGGACGATACTGCTCAATCCCCTTGGCCAGTGCAATTGCCTCATGCAAGGGAAGCTGGCGATGGATCTCAATACAGAGATCGACATCATTGCCAACCGCCTCTCGGTACTGACGCACACTCTCGATTGCGCGCTCTATCTTGCTTGCATAAGAGGATTGATAGCGCATCTCGCGAGGCTCATCAGCAAAAGGAGTCAAATGCCCTATCGCCGTAAACCCTTGTTTCTTCGCCTCAATGCAACCCTGCACCAGTTCAGATCGATCCTTACCAAAAACATGGTAGTACACGCGCACAGCATCTCGTGTCTTGCCACCCATCAGCTGATAACAAGGAACACCAAAATACTTGCCGGCAATATCCCAGAGAGCTATATCTATGGCCGAGAGTGCTCCCATGATTGCGGCACCCCGAAAGTGATAACACCGGTAGAGATACTGCCAGTGGTGTTCCCTCAACAGCGGATCTTTTCCCAGCAGGTATCGTTTGAAGGTCTCAACCGCTTGGGCGGATGCCTCAAGGAAAGCCCACGAGCCAGATTCTCCCAGCCCGGTGATTCCCTCATCGGTATGGATTTCTACGAACATGAATGCATCGATCAATTTGGTCTGGATATCAGTAATTTTCATAGGGTTTACGCCTTCACCGCACCGGAGGTCAGGCCCCCGACGAGGTATTTTTGTGCAAAGAGTGCAAAGAAGAATGAGGGAATACACACCACCAGGGAAGCAGCAAGGACATCCCCTTGCATCATGCTGTCACGGGAGGCAAAATCGGCGATTACCACCGGAAGTGTCTTCTTTGCCTCATCGATGAGCAGGGTATTCGCCAATAGGAAGTTGTTCCAGATCCCAATGAACGTCATGACTCCAGAGGCGGCAAGCCCCGGCAAGGCAACAGGCAGGAAGACATACCAGAGGGTACTGAGTCTTCTCAGTCCGTCGATTTCGGCAGCATCAACCAAGTCTTTGGGAATCGTGGCAAAGTAGGACTGCATCGTCCAGATGCAAATGGGAAGCTCAAAGGCGATGTAGCAGAGGATAAGGCCACTATAGGTATTGATCAGTCCAGCCTTCGACATCAGCAGGTAAATGGGGATGATGATCAGGATCTGCGGAAACATATAGACGAAAAGCACCAGCTTGGAGAAGCTCTCCTTCATTTTGTACCGATACGCGGTATAGCTGAATGCAGCAAAACAGGCTACGAAAAGAGTAAGGAAGGTAGAGCCGAGGGAGAGAAACACACTGTTTGCCAGAAAGCGCCCAATACCGAACTGGGAGAAGACTTTCTTCACGAAATAGAGTGAAAAACTACGGGGAAATAGCGTAGGCGGGATACTGATAATAGTCTGGGGACTTTGCAATGCGCTGATCACCAACCAATAGATTGGGAATAGGATGAAGATCATCGACAGGATTGCCAAGCTGTGCACGAGAATGCTCTCATTGCGTCTTCTTCTGTTCTTGTTCATATTCTCTTCCTAATTGTAGATTTTCTCTTGATACTTCTTCAGCCTGAAGTAACAGACTGAGAACACGACGAGTATGAGGAAGAGTACGATGGTAATGGCAGAGCCTTCACCCATACGATAACTTGAGAAAGCCTTCCTGAACGCGTAAATGGGAGTGGTTTGCGTTGATTCGGAAGGACCACCACCGGTCATGACCCAAGGAAGGTCGAAGAAGTTGAAAGTCCAGACGAAACGTAGGATTCCCGACACCATGACCACAGGCATCAAGAGCGGAAGGGTGATCTTCCTGAAGCGGTACCAAGCGTTCGCCCCGTCAACCTGTGCTGACTCATACAAGTCAGCAGGAATTCCCTGCAATCCTGCAAGAAACATCGTTATCATCAATGGGGTTCCTCTCCATACGTTTGCAATGATAAGGAGGAACATGGCACTACCCTGCTGGGCAATCCAAGCTTTTGGGGAGGCAATGATGCCAAGGTCGACCAACATATAGTTGATGATTCCGTAGAGATCGTGGAACATCCAACGGAAAATCATTGCCACGGCAACCGTGGGAATGAGCCAGGGAGTAATTGCAAGGCCTCGAAACAGCATTTTCCAACGAAGCAATGGATGATTGAGCAGCGATGCCATTGCGAGGCCAAGAATAATTTGCGGAAACAAGGAACCGAACGTGAAAACCAGCGAACGTCCCAAAGACTGCCAGAACTTGACATCCCTGAACAAGTCGACATAGTTCTTGAGCCCTACCAGGGACACCTTTGCAAGGGTTGGCCGATAATTGGTAAAACTCATCTGCAAGGCATATACCATCGGGTATATCACTATGGCGAGAATAATCAGAATAGCCGGGGCATACAGCAGGATTCCGACAAGAGCCTGCCTATTTGCCATCGAATGTCTTGGGATCGTCCGCATCGTTCTCATGTATCCATCCTTTCTGTGAAACCTAGAGCAATGCCTTCAAATCTGCGATCAGCTGATCTGCAGCCTGATTGGCATTGATACCCTTGATCAACATATTCGCCAGCGGGTTGCCCAGAAGCGATTTCGATTCCACTTCTCCAGCAGCAGGGAAGGGGCCGTTTGCCATGGTCAAGCCGGTAGCATCCTTGAGGATACTCAGGGCCATTTCAGGTACCATACCCTTCAGCTCGGCAGGAAGCTTATCCTGGTAACTCTTGGAGTTGAACAGCTCAGCTTTCGCAGGGAACATTGCATACGGATAGCTTGCAAAGAAGTCAACCATCCGCTCTCCCGTGTAGATATATTTGATATAATCACTTGCAAGAGCCTTGTTGCCTTTCTCAGCAATAGACAAACCGACCCAACCGGTTCCACCACCACCCTGCTTGGCTTTGGGCATCTCAAAGAATGCCATATCATCCATTGCCTCAGGAGCCATAGCCTTCACATTGTAGTAGATCTCAGGGGTGTCGATTCTGCTCATGATGGCACCGGTTGCAACCAACTCGCGGACGTTGGCCTGGGTGTAGCTGACAATACCAGCAGGTGAGCAGTCGCGCACCAACTTGTACAAGTAGTCATACGTCCAAACGATGGCCTTATAATCTTCATCACTGACATCCACAATCCAATCACCCTTTGCATTCTGGTTCACCAGGTCCACGCCTTGTGTCTGTAGGATGGACCACACGGTTTTCCAGCCATGAAGGTCACCAAGGGGAAGTCCAAACCCATAGCGGTTGTTCGCGGGATCTGTCACGGCCTTGCACATTTCATAGTACTCTTCCCAAGTGGTGGGGAGTTTGGTGATGCCTGCGTCAGCAAGCCAACTCTTCCGGTAGTATGCAACATACGGGGTTACATAGAGAGGAACGGAGTACATTCCACCATCCTCTGCAGAGCCCAATACGGACAAAGAGGTTCCTAGGAAAGCATCTTTCCCACCAACCTGGTCAACCACACTGCTGAGCTCCATCAGCCCACCGGTTGCCGACAAGGTTTGGGGATATCCATTTCCGGTTACCATGATATCAGGGGGATTCCCTGCCATGATGGATGCCATGATCTTGTCCATTGCTCCTGACCAAGGCATCAAGGTGATCTCAACAGTCACACCTGGACGATCTTTTTCATAGGCACGGGCAAGATTCTCAAACTCCACCGCTCGTTCCTTTTGGGTAAGCGTCGACCAAATTGTCAGTTTACCGGTCAACTGGGCAGCTGGCTCCTGCTTGGCAGCTTCTTGGGTTCCTGCTGCGAACAACATCGCAGAACCAAGGGCCATAAGCACCAAAGCAACAATAATGACTCGTTTCATATAGGTCTCCTTTTTTTATGCGGAAAAACCGCAATTTACCGTGAACTATAGGTTTTGAACTGCTCCATCCGTTCAAACCGCAAATCAACACCAAACCCCGGTTCCTGAGAGGGTGTGACATTGCCCTGTCCATCCAATTTCATGGATGAGGAGAACATTGCCTCTTTCAGAGCATTGGTATTGTTGTCGTAGTACTCAACGATCAAGCCATTGGGGATTGAACGCACCAACTGTGCGTGGATCTCCTGATCCCCATGGGGAGCGACGAGTACGTTGTAGGCCATAGCCAAGTCGGCGACTTTCTTCCATTCGGTAATCCCGCCCAGTACCTGGGCATCGGCATTGTAGATATGAGCTGCATGGGCATCCATCAATTGCTTGAATCCCCAGCGGGTATACTCGTTCTCTCCAATTGCTATCGGGGTATCCAGCTTCCTGCAAAGTTCTGCGCACCCTTCAATATCATCCGGAGATAGCGGCTCTTCAAACCAGTAGATATCGCGTTTGTCGAGCTCCCGACCCATTTTCAAGGCATCAATACGGTTGTAGGCATTGTTCGCGTCAACGAGAATCTTCACCTCTTTGCCGACAACTTCCCGGACGACCTCGATACGCTCGATGTCCTTCTCCAGGGAGGCTCCGCCGATTTTCATCTTCACCGCCTTGGCCCCGGAAGCGAGATTTGCCTCCATCTCCTTTCTCAAGCCTGTATGATCCTTGCCCATCTCATAATATCCACCCGCAATATAAGCAGGCACCGTTTCACGAAAACCTCCCAGAAGCTGGCCAACAGAACGGCCACTGGATTTCCCTTTGATATCCCAAAGAGCAATATCAACAGCGCTTATAGCCCTGGTCTCAAAGCCCTTCCTCCCATAGACTTTCGGCAGGTACATCTTTTCCCAAATCCGCTCGACATTGAAGGGATCTTCTCCTATGATACGATCTTTCAGACTGAGCAAGGTATCCACCACTACGTTCGTCCCATGAGCCCATCCATGTCCCTCAATGCCAACATCAGTGTTGATGCTGATGAATACAATATCTGTTGAAGCATAGGAATACTTCCCGTTTGCAATGGGAGTCGGATGCTTTGCCGAATACGATCTGACGGTGCAGTCTGTGATTTTCATAGGGAAATACCTCATAAATGCAATCTGAGTTTTTGCTGTATACAACTAATACTATGCTTGTATTTTTCTGGATGTCAAATGTTTTCTCTTTGTACCAAGTCAATTCTCAGTACATCCATTACAAAAGAAACAATGTGTACACATCTTGTATTTTTACTCTTGCATTTCATCTTTTCCTCGTGCATCCTATCGGGTGGAAGAGGAGTGATGCTTCGATGAAAAAGCAAAAGCTAAGTGACAGTGCCTATCAGGGAATCAAGAAACTCATAAAAGAACAGGTATTCAAGCCTGGCGACCCTCTTCCGGAAAATGTGCTTTCTGCGACCTTGAATATGAGTCGAACTCCTATCAGGGAAGCTTTGCATAAGCTGGAGGATGAGCAGGTTGTCATCATCCGACCTCGCTTGGGAGCTTTTGTAGCCTCCGTCGACTTTGCCCAACTGTGCAGCCTCTACGAAACACGGGAAGCTGTGGAAGGGATGATGGCGAATATCTGCTGCAAGCCACATATCAGCACAAAACCTTTTATTGAGATGCGTGAGGAACTCAAGCAAATCATGACCATCGAGAATTTCCAGGAGAGGGAAACCGCGATGCATGCATTCGGAGCAAAGTTCATCAGAGCCTTACGGGAAAACTGCGAGAACCCCATGTTGGCAAAATATTCGAGCTCCATCACCACCTTGGTCGAAAACTTCAGCAAGGTAACCCATAGCATCCCACTCTTTCCTGATGAATCAGCACCGGAGAGAATGGAAATCCTGGATGCCATCATCGCCAAGGATGCAAAAAGAGCAGAAGAAAAAGCTCGTGCCCATGCTCAGTATTGTTTCGTGAGAATCATGAGTTCGGCAACACAGAGAAACGGCTACTAAGCACCCTCTTTCTCATCACCAACATCCCCGCAATCACAATGACGCTTCCGGCCATCATGATGTAAGGGGATACCCAATGAATAAATCAAACGTTGCAGGATGATCCTGCAGCGTTTGTTTTTGATGAGATGGTTATGACAACCAGCACCCCAAGCCAATATCTTGTTCGTTGATGTTCTTTTGGGATCAGGCAATCACTCCCATTCAGCACATACATCCGTATCAAGCGGATAGACCGGACGGGGTAGCTGGTGGTAGGGCAAGGAAGAGAGCACCTCGTTGGTGGAGCCGTCGGTCAGGGCCATCACCGAGTAGCGGCTGATCGCCCGGATCTCCGGCTCAAGATACCCCAGCTTCACCACGATCAGGAGCCGCTCTTCGGGAATCACCGACACGGCTCTCATCATCTCGGGGTCGTAGGCACCCACATGCTTGCTGGTGACCACCACATCAATGCCTCCGGTATGGATGAGGGCAAGGTCAACCTTGTTCCCATCCCAGTCAAGCTTCAGCGCCTTGACGGTCATCTTCCCCACCACCGGTGTGCTCTTCTGCGTATCGAAGGCTGCACCAAGCGAGCCGGAGAAGGAAGCATTAATCCCTTCTGCAAAAGCACGCTCAACCAAGGCAGGGTCATAGAAGCACTGGTAGAGCGCTGGAGGAGTAAGCGAGGAAGCCTTGGGGTCTGCGAGCATGAGCTTGAGAAAGTTGGTGACATCGCCGCTGGAACCTGCAGTGGGGTTGTCCCCACTGTCGCTGATCACCACCGGAGCGCTGTCCTTGGTACGGTTGAGGCATACCCTCAGCGCCTCCTTCGGCTCATGGGTCTCATTGTAGAAACAGAACTTCTGCCGGTTGTTCCAAAAACGCTTGGCAAGATCGAGGGCAAGATCCTTTGCCAGGTCTCTCCTCCCATCCGCCACCACCAAGGCAACGATGCTGTTCGGAGCGGCATCAGCCCAGGGGAAGCCCAGAAGGTAGGAAGCGGCCATGATGTGCTCACCCTTTTCCAACTCCTTCAGATCACGCATGAGGCTGAGCATCGGCTCGACGCTGGTCTCGCTCTGCTCCCCTGCCACGATCATGGGGATGCGCACCATCTCCATCACCGGCTTCGCACCCTGTTCCAGGGTCTGGATGATCATGCTTGCTGCATGCTTTCCGGTGGCAAAGGTATCGGTATGGGGGGCGCACTTGTAGCCGACAAAGCCATCGGCGGAGGCAAGCATGGCATCGGTGATGGTGGCATGCATATCCAGGGAGGTGATCAGGGGAACATTCGGCTGGATCTTCCTGATGGCGGAGAGCAGATCGCCCTCAGCCTCGCCCAACCCGTGCACACGCATCGAGCCATGGAGGGAGAGACAGATCGCATCGATCTTCCCAGCTTTCTTAAGAGCGGTGAGCAGCTCCTCTTTCAGCGTCTCATACACTTCCCGCTCCCACTCCCCGTTGGGGACTGCACGGGCGATGAGGGTCGGGATGACCTCATAGCCAGCCTCGAGCAGGGTGGAGACCACCCCGCCGATGCTGTCGTCCTGGATGGGGCTGAGCATCTCAGCACCCCGCCTGATGCGGATATCCTGCCAACCGGCAAGGATGGGGTTGAACGTATTGGACTCGTGGTGCATACCACCGACTACGACGCGTTTCATCTGGTTGGATCTCCTTATTCGATTGCGCTCTGCAAGAGCGAGCTCCACCGCCATGCACCCGAGGAGGTGTCCCCTACCTGGGGAATGCGGTAGAAGAGGGAGAGTACGTTGACCGCCGCCCCCTCGGAAGCATCATTATGCGCATTGGCATAGACCACCTTGTCGCGCACATCGTCGGACAGAAGCGTCTGCACCTCGGCAAAGTATTCGGTGAGGAAACCCCCAAGGTAGATGGTCTGGGGATCGAGTACCGAGGCGATGCTGCGGATGTTGGCAGCCAACTCGGAGAGCAGGGCGCGGCGCATGGAGGCATCCTTCTCCAGGTCCTCCAAGGCGGTGGCAAGCTGCCTGCCTTGCTCAGAGGGGTTCATCATCGCACTGACAAACTCCCCTGCCCGGCTTTCCGAACCGCGGTAGAGCGTGCCGCCGAAGACCAGGCCAAGCCCGATGCCGAAGGGAGAGACACCCTCAGGCACATGGGTGCGGGGATAGCGGCGTGCAAGCAGGTACAGGAAGTTGTCCCGCCGTTCCTCCGCTCCCTCAAAGAGGTAGCGCTGGACACAGCAGTTGGCATCGTTCTCCATGATGATGGGAAAGGAGAACGTCTTCTGGAAGAAAGCGGAGAAGTCCTGGCCCTTCAGGGCATGGGTCCAGCAATCCCTGACAGCCTGTGCGTTGCTCTCCACGATACCGGGAAGAGCAATACCCACTCCCAGGATGGGAAAACCATCACAGAAGGGGGAGATTTTGTCCACCACATCCTTGACCAAGTGCTCGAAGCGAGCTCTTGGCTCCAAGTCCCCAAGGGCAGGATACTCCACCCTCTGTGAGTAGAGCACCGCCCCCTTGGCATCGAGGACGGAGGCCCAGCCACAGTCGGCAAGCAACTCCAGCCCGATGACACGGAAAATATCCCGGTTGAGCTCAAGCATGACTGCCCTGCGGCCAAGGGTGGTGGTCTTGCCCGTCTCAGGTTCCTCAAGACTCTCGCGCACCAAGCCCGCCTCGATGAGGCGGTTGATATTGTAGGTGACCGTAGAGGGCTGCAAGCCCAGTTCACGGGCGATGGCGACACGCGTCGTTGATCCCTTGCGCAGGAGGCGCAGGACCAAGAGTGCGTTTGCCAGCTTCTGGTACTGGCTGTTGCCCACCACCTTCCTCATCAGGACCTCACCTTGCCCACCATATGCGAGACCCGGTTGGGGTCGGTGTGCTGGACCATGAACTCAGGCTGGCGCAAGAGGCCACCCATGTAGATATGGTCGGGTCGGTACTCCATCATGCTCTGGTACTCACGATGGAGGTACATGTGATACTCCTTGGCCTGGAGGGTCTGGTGGATGCGCTCGATATTGCGCTCGTTGATACCGGCTCCCGGCATGATCACAATCTTGTCGCCATAGCGCTTGAGCAAGTCTGCAAGCAGGTCCAGTCCTTCGGGGACGGAGGCTTCCAGACCGCTGGTCAGGATGCGGTCGACACCGAGCTCGATGAGATCCTCAATGGCCTTGTACGGGTCGCGTGTCATGTCGAAGGCACGATGGAAGGTAACCGGCAAGGGACGGGCGGCATCAAGGAAGGCACGGCTTCGTTCCTTGTCGATCTCCCCTTCTGGGGTGAGGATACCGAAGACCAGGGCATTGGCCCCTGCTTCGCGAAAGAGACGGGCATCGGCAAGCATGGTCTCGAACTCCACATCCGAGTAGCAGAAGTCGCCTCCGCGCGGCCTGATCATGACATTGATGGGGATGGAAGTCTTCTCTTTTGCCACCAGGAAAGAACCCAGGGTGGGGGTGAGGCCCCCTTCGAAGAGATCGGAACAAAACTCCACCCTACTCGCACCACCTTGTTCGGCAGCGATGATGGATTGGACGGAATCGAGGCATATTTCGATGGTCACATCGTTTTCAAGCACAGTGTACACTCCTTCTGACATGGTAACATTATATCAAGGCTCATGGTGAGAAAATGTATCGGTTTACTCTTTCAGGGCCCCTTCTCCGAATCCCTTGATCACCGACTCATGGG includes:
- the argH gene encoding argininosuccinate lyase; translation: MKLPQTFAEVKRQVQMQEGTSYPGKALVAMELQPGYDRAKSTMIGHMLSINEAHLLMLIKQKIVDEEQGKIIMRELEAIDYASYKEKSYTGQYEDLFFEIEAELIQRTEGLGGNLHLGRSRNDMCLCLSHMVIREDLQHLLEQLITVENTVLKFAQQHKETLYVVHTHTQHAQPSVLGHYFLGVFDMLQRDEQRLRSAYLQVNRSPMGAAAINTSGFPLDRAMVSELIGCDDYISNAYDAIGNSDFFTETASAMSLAALNLGRVVTDMTLWATEELHMIKVADGYISTSSIMPQKRNPIALEHLRSSLSLTKGLADSILLGFLKSPYGDISDYEDAEDPMAQATKLLSMNYRLFNAVLATLEVDEKTLTNRAYESFSVVTEMADQLYRAYQIPFRKAHHLVATLVKEAGKQNLNLKMLDESFFAEVYEQVMGKAFTLDFTPIRESLDPLAFVAKRDVEGGTSARAMQTMLDEAHQHLDESVAWFGGIMAQQQTAEKKRKALIGQLLNS
- a CDS encoding mandelate racemase/muconate lactonizing enzyme family protein, whose protein sequence is MKITDIQTKLIDAFMFVEIHTDEGITGLGESGSWAFLEASAQAVETFKRYLLGKDPLLREHHWQYLYRCYHFRGAAIMGALSAIDIALWDIAGKYFGVPCYQLMGGKTRDAVRVYYHVFGKDRSELVQGCIEAKKQGFTAIGHLTPFADEPREMRYQSSYASKIERAIESVRQYREAVGNDVDLCIEIHRQLPLHEAIALAKGIEQYRPMFYEDPVRPDSFDLMAQVQHAIPISIATGERLHTIEEFTMLLERRACHFIRPDVCMCGGLTHAKKIAAVAEGFGVQVIPHNPLSPVSTAACVQLAASIPNFAIQEFPLGEDALPKAGIVKSSLVLKNGYLSVPTAPGIGVELYPDAEERFPYVPRAYTTRLHADGSVMDQ
- a CDS encoding carbohydrate ABC transporter permease, giving the protein MNKNRRRRNESILVHSLAILSMIFILFPIYWLVISALQSPQTIISIPPTLFPRSFSLYFVKKVFSQFGIGRFLANSVFLSLGSTFLTLFVACFAAFSYTAYRYKMKESFSKLVLFVYMFPQILIIIPIYLLMSKAGLINTYSGLILCYIAFELPICIWTMQSYFATIPKDLVDAAEIDGLRRLSTLWYVFLPVALPGLAASGVMTFIGIWNNFLLANTLLIDEAKKTLPVVIADFASRDSMMQGDVLAASLVVCIPSFFFALFAQKYLVGGLTSGAVKA
- a CDS encoding sugar ABC transporter permease, whose protein sequence is MRTMRTIPRHSMANRQALVGILLYAPAILIILAIVIYPMVYALQMSFTNYRPTLAKVSLVGLKNYVDLFRDVKFWQSLGRSLVFTFGSLFPQIILGLAMASLLNHPLLRWKMLFRGLAITPWLIPTVAVAMIFRWMFHDLYGIINYMLVDLGIIASPKAWIAQQGSAMFLLIIANVWRGTPLMITMFLAGLQGIPADLYESAQVDGANAWYRFRKITLPLLMPVVMVSGILRFVWTFNFFDLPWVMTGGGPSESTQTTPIYAFRKAFSSYRMGEGSAITIVLFLILVVFSVCYFRLKKYQEKIYN
- a CDS encoding extracellular solute-binding protein, with product MKRVIIVALVLMALGSAMLFAAGTQEAAKQEPAAQLTGKLTIWSTLTQKERAVEFENLARAYEKDRPGVTVEITLMPWSGAMDKIMASIMAGNPPDIMVTGNGYPQTLSATGGLMELSSVVDQVGGKDAFLGTSLSVLGSAEDGGMYSVPLYVTPYVAYYRKSWLADAGITKLPTTWEEYYEMCKAVTDPANNRYGFGLPLGDLHGWKTVWSILQTQGVDLVNQNAKGDWIVDVSDEDYKAIVWTYDYLYKLVRDCSPAGIVSYTQANVRELVATGAIMSRIDTPEIYYNVKAMAPEAMDDMAFFEMPKAKQGGGGTGWVGLSIAEKGNKALASDYIKYIYTGERMVDFFASYPYAMFPAKAELFNSKSYQDKLPAELKGMVPEMALSILKDATGLTMANGPFPAAGEVESKSLLGNPLANMLIKGINANQAADQLIADLKALL
- a CDS encoding mandelate racemase/muconate lactonizing enzyme family protein, producing MKITDCTVRSYSAKHPTPIANGKYSYASTDIVFISINTDVGIEGHGWAHGTNVVVDTLLSLKDRIIGEDPFNVERIWEKMYLPKVYGRKGFETRAISAVDIALWDIKGKSSGRSVGQLLGGFRETVPAYIAGGYYEMGKDHTGLRKEMEANLASGAKAVKMKIGGASLEKDIERIEVVREVVGKEVKILVDANNAYNRIDALKMGRELDKRDIYWFEEPLSPDDIEGCAELCRKLDTPIAIGENEYTRWGFKQLMDAHAAHIYNADAQVLGGITEWKKVADLAMAYNVLVAPHGDQEIHAQLVRSIPNGLIVEYYDNNTNALKEAMFSSSMKLDGQGNVTPSQEPGFGVDLRFERMEQFKTYSSR
- a CDS encoding GntR family transcriptional regulator, which gives rise to MKKQKLSDSAYQGIKKLIKEQVFKPGDPLPENVLSATLNMSRTPIREALHKLEDEQVVIIRPRLGAFVASVDFAQLCSLYETREAVEGMMANICCKPHISTKPFIEMREELKQIMTIENFQERETAMHAFGAKFIRALRENCENPMLAKYSSSITTLVENFSKVTHSIPLFPDESAPERMEILDAIIAKDAKRAEEKARAHAQYCFVRIMSSATQRNGY
- a CDS encoding M81 family metallopeptidase, coding for MKRVVVGGMHHESNTFNPILAGWQDIRIRRGAEMLSPIQDDSIGGVVSTLLEAGYEVIPTLIARAVPNGEWEREVYETLKEELLTALKKAGKIDAICLSLHGSMRVHGLGEAEGDLLSAIRKIQPNVPLITSLDMHATITDAMLASADGFVGYKCAPHTDTFATGKHAASMIIQTLEQGAKPVMEMVRIPMIVAGEQSETSVEPMLSLMRDLKELEKGEHIMAASYLLGFPWADAAPNSIVALVVADGRRDLAKDLALDLAKRFWNNRQKFCFYNETHEPKEALRVCLNRTKDSAPVVISDSGDNPTAGSSGDVTNFLKLMLADPKASSLTPPALYQCFYDPALVERAFAEGINASFSGSLGAAFDTQKSTPVVGKMTVKALKLDWDGNKVDLALIHTGGIDVVVTSKHVGAYDPEMMRAVSVIPEERLLIVVKLGYLEPEIRAISRYSVMALTDGSTNEVLSSLPYHQLPRPVYPLDTDVCAEWE
- a CDS encoding ROK family transcriptional regulator, with the translated sequence MRKVVGNSQYQKLANALLVLRLLRKGSTTRVAIARELGLQPSTVTYNINRLIEAGLVRESLEEPETGKTTTLGRRAVMLELNRDIFRVIGLELLADCGWASVLDAKGAVLYSQRVEYPALGDLEPRARFEHLVKDVVDKISPFCDGFPILGVGIALPGIVESNAQAVRDCWTHALKGQDFSAFFQKTFSFPIIMENDANCCVQRYLFEGAEERRDNFLYLLARRYPRTHVPEGVSPFGIGLGLVFGGTLYRGSESRAGEFVSAMMNPSEQGRQLATALEDLEKDASMRRALLSELAANIRSIASVLDPQTIYLGGFLTEYFAEVQTLLSDDVRDKVVYANAHNDASEGAAVNVLSLFYRIPQVGDTSSGAWRWSSLLQSAIE